CATCATGTTTCACTGTGACTGAAGCTACTTCGCCGGGATCGCGTTAATCTGCGTTAATCTGATATTGTCTTTTAGCATTATACCTGAACTCAGCGGGGGATAAGAGTAACGTGTTTGAGTTGATCAAAGCGGGTGGCTGGGTGATGGCGCCCATCATTGCGTGCTCGGTGGTCGCGCTCGCGATCGTGGCTGAGCGTTTGTGGACCTTACAGACAAAACGCGTGACCCCCCCTAACCTGGTCGCGCAGGTGTGGCAATGGTTTAAGCACGGCCATTTGGATGCTAAGCGTATTCAGAGCTTAAAGAAGCATTCGCCCCTTGGGCGTATCCTTGCGGCGGGCCTCATGCACTTGCGCCATGACCGGCAAGTAATGAAAGAAAGCATAGAAGACGTAGGCCGCCACGTCGTGCATGACTTGGAACGGTATCTCAATACGCTCGGCACCATCGCCGCCGTGAGCCCCTTGCTCGGCTTGCTGGGCACGGTGACCGGTATGATCCGGGCGTTTTCAGCCATCAGCGAACACGGTGTGAGCGATCCGGGTGTGGTCTCCGGTGGCATTGCCGAAGCGTTGATCACCACGGCGGCCGGGTTGATGGTAGCGATCCCGGCGCTGATGGCTTACCGGTATTTGCGCGGGCGAATCGATGCGCTCGTCGTCACCATGGAGCAAGAGGCATTGAAACTTGTCGAGGTGATCCATGGCAATCGGGAAGGCGCGGATCTCAATTACCTGGGGATGGGGCGATGAAGCTGAAACGTTCGCGTCCAGATGACGTTGAAATCAATCTCATCTCGTTAATCGATGTACTGCTTTTTCTCGTCATCTTCTTCATGGTTTCAACGACCTTTGTCGTGAAATCGCAACTGTCGTTAACCCTGCCCGAAGCAGCGACAAACGAGGAACGTGATCGAGATAAGGCGATCGAGGTCACTTTAGACGCCGACGGTCACTGTAATGTAAACGGAGAGCTTTTGGTCGATGCCAAGCTCGCCACGATCGAGCAAGCGCTTGGCAAAGCCGCGAAAGGCATGAAAAACCCGACGATCGTCATCAGCGCGGATGCCAAGGCCACGCATCAAGCGGTGGTGACGGTTCTGGATGCGGCGCGCCGCTTGCGCCTGATCAACATCTCGTTTGCAACCCAAGAACCCGATGAGACGTGAAGGTCGAATTTCACTCGCGTGGCGCCGGCGCGCGCTGATCCCACCTTAAGCTAGGGTCGTGTTGTCACCCCTGCTAATTTACTGTGACGCATCGAGTAGCTGAAGTAGACGACCAATCCCGCGATCAACCACACCCCGAAGGCTTGCCAAGTTTCAACCCTCAGACTGGCCATGAGCCACAGGCAAAAGCCGATACCGAGCAGGGGGATAACGGGGCCAAAGGGCGTGCGAAATCCTCGCGCCAGGTCCGGTTGCGTGCGGCGCAATGTGATGACTCCGGCGCACACCACCACGAACGCGCCCAAGGTGCCGATGTTCGTCAATTCCGCGAGCTGGTCGAGCGGCAGGAAGCCCGCGAGGCCGCACATGATCGCCCCTATCATGACGATGACGCGCACCGGGCTCTTGGTCAGCTCGCTGATGTGCGAGAAGAAGGGCGGCAGCAGTCCATCGCGCGAGATCGCGAACAGGATCCGCGTGATGGCGAAATAAAGCACCAGCATGACCGTGGTGAGGCCGGCGATGGCGCCGAACGCAACCAGACCGGCCGCCCACTCTTCGCCAACCTTGAGCAGCGCGCTGGCCACCGGCGAGGCGGTCTTAAGCTCGGCGTAGGGCACGATGCCGGTCAACACCCCGGATACGGCAATGTACAGCACGGTGCAAACCGCGAGCGAGCCGATAATACCGATCGGCAGATC
This window of the Pseudomonadota bacterium genome carries:
- a CDS encoding MotA/TolQ/ExbB proton channel family protein; translation: MFELIKAGGWVMAPIIACSVVALAIVAERLWTLQTKRVTPPNLVAQVWQWFKHGHLDAKRIQSLKKHSPLGRILAAGLMHLRHDRQVMKESIEDVGRHVVHDLERYLNTLGTIAAVSPLLGLLGTVTGMIRAFSAISEHGVSDPGVVSGGIAEALITTAAGLMVAIPALMAYRYLRGRIDALVVTMEQEALKLVEVIHGNREGADLNYLGMGR
- a CDS encoding biopolymer transporter ExbD; this translates as MKLKRSRPDDVEINLISLIDVLLFLVIFFMVSTTFVVKSQLSLTLPEAATNEERDRDKAIEVTLDADGHCNVNGELLVDAKLATIEQALGKAAKGMKNPTIVISADAKATHQAVVTVLDAARRLRLINISFATQEPDET